A region from the Brachyspira pilosicoli genome encodes:
- a CDS encoding ABC transporter ATP-binding protein: MSSIKFEHVKKVYDNKVEVVKDFSLDIADKEFVILVGPSGCGKSTTLRMIAGLEEITDGKLYIGDRLINDVAPKDRDIAMVFQNYALYPHMSVFKNMAFGLELRKTPKDEIKKRVEWAAQVLDIAHLLDRKPKALSGGQRQRV; this comes from the coding sequence ATGTCTAGCATAAAATTTGAGCATGTAAAAAAAGTATATGACAACAAAGTTGAGGTAGTTAAAGACTTTAGTTTGGATATAGCTGATAAAGAGTTTGTAATTCTTGTAGGTCCTTCAGGCTGCGGTAAATCTACGACTTTACGTATGATAGCTGGTCTTGAAGAGATTACAGATGGTAAACTTTATATTGGAGATAGACTCATAAATGATGTAGCTCCAAAAGACAGAGACATTGCTATGGTATTTCAGAACTATGCCTTATATCCGCACATGTCTGTATTTAAGAACATGGCTTTTGGGTTGGAACTTAGAAAAACTCCAAAAGATGAAATTAAGAAAAGAGTTGAATGGGCAGCGCAAGTACTTGATATAGCTCATTTGCTTGACAGAAAACCTAAGGCATTATCTGGCGGTCAGCGTCAAAGGGTG